The following proteins come from a genomic window of Salvia hispanica cultivar TCC Black 2014 chromosome 4, UniMelb_Shisp_WGS_1.0, whole genome shotgun sequence:
- the LOC125220283 gene encoding uncharacterized protein LOC125220283 produces the protein MDFPTGVENPYGYYDEQQGGYYEECYSYEHGGSYYDPNCSDYFDDAQDYCSDNYSEICAGMEDQPRSNWEDLLEICIAEVLEHRKVTNQRLENLEKNTSFLERGLENLVTQVGMLEFNIGILATAIGSKHTPRMLPSLPEINPKGKCHAVQLRSGTTYQPPEAGDLGRGRRETEKSPSNKSVEDVRRPASYPQEVETDSGTDTDEVPAAAIPHCGGPPVERQQSDVPPHSSVTIPYPQRLKSKKLDAQFAKFLEAMSKVHINIPLVEALQQMPNYAKFLKDVVAKKRKWRKYETVGLTENCSAIIQKGLPTKHKDPGNFTLSCVLGNDVKGKALCDLKSSINLMPLSFYRKLDVDNIRPTSTTLQMADRSTTTPMGIVEDVLVRVREFIFPADFVVLDMQENKKVPLILGRPFLVTGGAMIDVKKGELTLKLHDESITFNIYDALKFHGNEGAEGYQECSVIQVVTDCEGEVEVTYHQIQDPLESCLINSFTPSADLSSCDANVCAIVAELEVLPERIPQKGNSFLPLRTPEEEAERKKAVGKPRGPPKVKLKPLPRASQVGYDYYCFLDGYSSYNQISIAPEDQHKSAFTCPYGVYAYRKMSFGLCNAPATFQRCMMAIFHDLIEKVMEVFMDDFFVFGKSYDHCLENLAKVLQRCLETNLVLNWKKCHFMVKEGIVLRHKVSSKGIEVDRAKIAAIEKLPPPSDEKRAFKTLKRTLVSAPVLITPDWSQPFEIMCDASDIAVGSALGQKRDKIFREREMLAIVYSFDKFRAYLVGTKTIVYTDHAAIRHLFAKKDAKPRLIR, from the exons atgGATTTTCCTACAGGCGTGGAGAATCCATATGGTTACTATGATGAACAGCAAGGGGGATATTACGAGGAGTGCTATAGCTATGAGCATGGGGGATCATACTACGACCCAAACTGCTCTGATTACTTCGACGATGCACAAGATTACTGTTCTGATAATTATTCTGAAATATGTGCAGGTATGGAGGATCAACCCCGCTCCAATTGGGAGGATCTGTTAGAAATCTGCATTGCTGAAGTTCTCGAACATAGAAAGGTGACGAATCAGAGGCTGGAGAATTTGGAAAAGAATACAAGCTTCTTGGAAAGAGGATTGGAAAACCTCGTCACTCAAGTCGGGATGTTGGAATTCAACATTGGTATCCTAGCCACAGCCATAGGAAGCAAACACACTCCGAGGATGCTTCCTAGCTTGCCGGAAATAAACCCGAAAGGAAAGTGTCATGCGGTGCAGTTGCGCAGCGGGACCACATATCAACCTCCGGAGGCAGGAGATCTAGGCAGGGGAAGAAGGGAGACAGAAAAGTCGCCCAGCAACAAGTCTGTCGAAGacgtgcggcggcccgccagcTACCCCCAGGAGGTCGAGACAGATTCTGGAACAGATACTGATGAAGTCCCGGCGGCCGCCATACCCCattgcggcggtccgccggtCGAGAGGCAGCAGTCAGACGTACCACCACACAGCAGTGTCACCATCCCTTATCCTCAACGATTGAAGAGCAAGAAGCTTGACGCCCAGTTTGCCAAATTTTTGGAAGCAATGAGCAAGGTCCACATCAACATCCCACTAGTGGAAGCCCTACAACAAATGCCCAATTATGccaaatttttgaaagatGTGGTAGCCAAGAAAAGAAAGTGGAGAAAGTACGAGACAGTGGGTTTAACAGAGAACTGCAGCGCTATCATCCAAAAGGGATTACCCACTAAACACAAGGATCCAGGgaattttactttatcttgTGTTTTAGGGAATGATGTGAAAGGTAAAGCATTGTGTGATCTCAAATCTAGTATTAATTTGATGCCTTTATCTTTTTACAGGAAACTTGATGTTGATAACATCCGCCCCACCTCAACCACATTGCAAATGGCAGATCGGAGCACAACTACACCAATGGGAATAGTGGAAGATGTCTTGGTAAGAGTTCGAGAATTTATTTTCCCAGctgattttgttgtgttagATATGCAGGAAAACAAGAAGGTGCCTTTGATTCTTGGAAGGCCATTTCTAGTTACTGGGGGAGCCATGATAGATGTAAAGAAGGGAGAGCTGACATTGAAGTTACACGATGAAAGCATCACATTCAACATCTACGATGCCCTGAAATTCCATGGAAATGAGGGAGCAGAAGGCTATCAAGAATGTAGTGTCATCCAAGTCGTCACCGATTGTGAGGGAGAAGTGGAAGTCACTTATCATCAGATCCAGGATCCTCTTGAATCTTGTCTCATAAATTCTTTCACACCTAGTGCTGACTTATCTTCTTGTGATGCTAATGTGTGTGCTATAGTTGCAGAATTGGAAGTGTTACCGGAAAGAATCCCTCAAAAGGGGAATTCGTTCTTGCCGTTACGCACCCCCGAAGAAGAGGCAGAAAGGAAGAAAGCAGTGGGGAAGCCAAGGGGACCGCCAAAGGTAAAGCTGAAGCCACTCCCTCGAGCATCTCAG GTGGGATATGATTACTACTGCTTTCTTGATGGTTATTCtagttataatcaaatttcaattgcTCCCGAAGATCAACATAAGTCTGCTTTTACATGTCCTTATGGTGTTTATGCTTATAGGAAGATGTCTTTTGGCTTGTGTAATGCCCCTGCTACTTTTCAGAGATGCATGATGGCTATATTTCATGACttgattgaaaaagtgatGGAGGTTTTTATGGATGACTTTTTTGTGTTTGGCAAATCTTATGATCATTGTCTTGAGAATCTAGCTAAGGTTTTGCAGAGATGCTTAGAAACTAACCTCGTTCTCAATTGGAAAAAATGTCACTTTATGGTGAAAGAAGGTATAGTTCTACGGCATAAAGTGTCTTCTAAAGGGATAGAAGTCGACAGGGCGAAGATTGCAGCCATTGAGAAACTCCCACCTCCATCCGATGAAAAGAGA GCTTTTAAGACCTTGAAGAGAACTCTAGTAAGCGCTCCCGTTCTCATCACACCAGATTGGAGCCAACCATTTGAAATTATGTGCGACGCAAGTGATATTGCAGTTGGCTCAGCTTTGGGGCAGAAGAGGGACAAGATTTTTAGA GAAAGGGAGATGCTTGCTATCGTGTATTCCTTTGACAAATTTAGAGCTTATCTTGTTGGGACTAAAACTATTGTTTATACTGATCATGCAGCTATTAGGCACTTGTTTGCAAAGAAGGATGCAAAGCCCAGGCTTATCCGATAG